The Dysidea avara chromosome 13, odDysAvar1.4, whole genome shotgun sequence genome includes a region encoding these proteins:
- the LOC136242865 gene encoding uncharacterized protein — protein sequence MSDALQHFLINNVKLHEEIGRGGNGVVYAGSWQEAPCAIKKLELTEIALKDRDLMREKFLTECERSSTLRHPNIVQFFGVHIPPRTPQTIAFPSLIMERLHSNLTDLLKNTPHIAYEMKLSFIHDVAKGLTYLHTYTPPIIHRDLSTNNVLVSAGMEAKIGDLGTMRFIDGARLSQMTREARTADFMPPEVLFDKPVYGTAMDVFSFACVCLHTLSHKWPTPSQPVETDPATHELQPRSEAQRRETYMEGMEDNVKALATSCLHNSADKRPKIDEVCAQLEQIITRQQSTIPTTLLDAHLSIEVHSKEIHKLQDDVRFKEGQITSLQELVRERETEFEAKRKEVEVKDREVQQNAALIRQQISEKDELSANIRRKNEEIEHLGGRIAQQQTAIRELEAKLPSRDIMQLTEKSTNYWRGLKVTWDKVADPPVKLISCCAVEMDGDVYVSGRSCYTQYINVLHYSQTNKTWSILNHLPCTHSSLAVVRSKSQLIAVGGIYADFETENDLEDGIPTKVSGKVLTWDVQMENWVNAYPDMAIARCSATAVGHESTVIVAGGVTGWKPSVNSTQAVEVMNVSETTPFQSEWNMVQCLPYPSSFGTPLIINDQLYIVSGYSGNKTTCGVLTATIPALLTSKKDDTSYVWDRISDLPHDSLSISDYEDRLIVFGGKRKSGTQENSSAVQYEVVSPIHLYNTETNTWDYVEDHVPQEYRHWLGCGVHLDHNKIMFVGGASDPNEVSSNSYLSTCALVTINK from the exons ATGAGCGACGCCTTACAACATTTCTTGATCAACAATGTGAAACTTCATGAAGAGATCGGCAGAGGAGGTAATGGCGTCGTCTATGCTGGTAGTTGGCAGGAGGCACCGTGTGCAATCAAGAAACTGGAATTGACGGAGATTGCACTCAAGGATCGTGACCTAATGAGGGAGAAATTTCTGACCGAATGTGAAAGAAGCAGTACACTTCGACACCCAAACATCGTGCAATTCTTTGGAGTTCACATCCCACCTCGCACCCCACAAACCATCGCCTTTCCCAGTCTGATTATGGAGCGACTGCATTCAAATCTCACTGACCTCTTGAAGAATACACCTCACATTGCTTATGAAATGAAACTATCGTTCATCCATGATGTAGCAAAAGGGCTGACCTACCTGCACACTTACACACCGCCTATAATCCACCGTGATTTGTCCACTAATAATGTTCTAGTGTCTGCTGGAATGGAGGCAAAGATTGGTGACCTAGGTACCATGAGGTTCATCGATGGTGCAAGGTTGTCACAGATGACCAGAGAAGCACGGACAGCAGATTTCATGCCTCCTGAAGTTCTTTTTGACAAGCCAGTTTATGGTACTGCAATGGATGTGTTCTCATTTGCTTGCGTTTGTTTGCACACGCTGTCTCACAAGTGGCCTACCCCATCACAACCTGTAGAGACTGATCCAGCCACTCACGAATTACAACCTCGTTCAGAAGCACAAAGACGTGAAACTTACATGGAAGGAATGGAAGATAATGTTAAGGCTCTGGCTACATCTTGTCTACACAATTCTGCAGACAAACGACCCAAAATTGATGAAGTATGTGCCCAGCTGGAGCAGATAATAACTAGACAACAAAGCACTATTCCTACAACTCTCTTAGATGCTCATTTGAGTATTGAAGTGCACTCCAAGGAAATTCATAAGTTACAAGATGATGTTAGGTTCAAAGAAGGACAAATTACATCATTGCAG GAGCTTGTAAGGGAAAGAGAAACTGAATTTGAAGCAAAGAGAAAGGAGGTGGAAGTCAAAGACAGAGAAGTTCAGCAGAATGCAGCATTGATACGACAACAGATCAGTGAAAAGGATGAACTCAGTGCCaacattagaagaaagaatgaaGAAATTGAACATCTTGGTGGACGAATTGCTCAGCAGCAAACAGCAATCAGAGAACTTGAAGCAAAATTGCCATCAAGAGATATAATGCAG TTGACTGAGAAGAGTACAAACTACTGGAGAGGACTGAAGGTGACATGGGATAAAGTAGCTGATCCACCAGTGAAGTTGATCTCTTGTTGTGCTGTGGAGATGGATGGAGATGTGTACGTGTCAGGAAGGAGTTGTTACACACAGTACATCAATGTACTACACTACAGTCAAACCAACAAAACCTGGTCCATACTAAACCATCTGCCATGTACACACTCCAGTCTGGCTGTTGTACGTAGCAAGTCACAACTGATTGCAGTTGGTGGCatttatgctgactttgaaacTGAGAATGATTTAGAAGATGGCATTCCTACTAAAGTGTCCGGCAAGGTGCTGACATGGGATGTACAGATGGAGAACTGGGTTAATGCTTATCCAGACATGGCAATTGCTCGTTGTAGTGCCACTGCAGTTGGTCACGAGTCAACAGTTATTGTTGCTGGAGGAGTTACCGGTTGGAAGCCAAGTGTGAATAGTACACAAGCGGTGGAGGTGATGAATGTTAGTGAAACAACACCTTTCCAATCAGAGTGGAATATGGTACAATGTCTACCTTATCCCTCATCATTTGGCACCCCCCTGATTATCAATGACCAATTGTACATTGTCTCAGGCTACTCTGGCAACAAGACAACATGTGGTGTCCTAACTGCCACCATACCAGCACTCCTGACCAGCAAGAAGGATGATACTTCATATGTATGGGATAGGATATCTGACCTACCTCATGACTCCCTGTCCATCAGTGATTACGAAGATCGTTTGATTGTGTTTGGTGGCAAACGCAAGTCAGGCACACAAGAGAACAGCAGTGCTGTACAATATGAGGTAGTGTCTCCAATACATTTGTACAACACAGAGACTAACACATGGGACTATGTGGAAGATCATGTGCCTCAAGAGTACCGCCACTGGTTGGGATGTGGTGTCCACCTGGATCATAACAAGATCATGTTTGTTGGCGGTGCAAGTGACCCCAACGAGGTCTCCTCCAACTCTTACCTCTCCACCTGTGCGCTAGTGACCATCAACAAATAA